The Vibrio tasmaniensis genomic sequence CCAAGGTAGGCCAAGGTAAACCACACCCAACACCAACTTATGAACACGAATTGCTTGCCACAGAGCTCTCTAATAAGAGGATGATGCCGTTTAAGAGTCGAGTGAGAGCTCGTACTTTTGAAGAGTATAACGATTGGGTGCGCCACGATGGTGAAGAGTTCTTAATGATCATCTCTGGTGATGTGATGTTCTACTCAGAATTCTACGAGCCTGTGCCAATGAGTGAAGGCGATAGCATGTATTACGATGCGAATATGGGTCATATGCTGATTTCAACGAGTGCTGAAGATGCACTTATTCTGTGGGTCACTGCAAAATAACGGTAGGTCACTGCAAAATAAGTTAACTAACTTTGAATTTCTTATAGTGAATGCAAACGTTTGCTTTTGTTTTGAACGTTAGCTAATTGACGCGATATTGATGCGAAAATCATCAATATCGCGTTTTTGTATGTATCGCACAATTGTTTTTAAATTGTTAAATGTCACATTTTGAGCTGTTTGACTATTGTTAAGGGTGTAAAACCGACGCAGGCTTGTTTATTATAGTGAACATGGTTTACTCATGTTGATTGAAGTTTACTGAAGTGAATTCTTAAAAAGTGAGTTGTATAGGTTGTGTACAGTTGTTTGTATTTATAAAGCTAACGATATAAGCCTATATAAAAGACATCACTTTTTACTATCTACTGTTTCTAACGTTAACCAGTATCGTTAGAGGCGACTCTAAATAGAGATATAAGCGGCAGACTCGATTTTTGGACAGCCTGTAACGCTTCATGGAGAATAAAATGACTCAAGAACACGCTAATCAAGACCTACTAACAACACCATTGCATGCGCTTCACGTTGAAGAGGGTGCAAAGATGGTTCCTTTCGCTGGCTACGATATGCCAGTCCAGTACCCACTTGGTGTAAAGAAAGAGCATTTACATACTCGTGATGCTGCTGGTCTTTTTGATGTTTCTCACATGGGGCAACTACGCCTACATGGTGCAAACGCAGCTGCTGTCTTAGAATCTTTGGTTCCTGTAGATATTATTGATCTTCCTTCTGGTAAGCAGCGCTACGCGTTCTTTACTAACGAGCAGGGCGGTATCATGGATGACTTGATGGTTGCTAACCTTGGTGATCATCTGTTTGTTGTTGTGAACGCAGCTTGTAAAACACAAGATATCGACCACCTAACGGCGCACCTTCCAGCTGACGTAGAGATGGAAGTGATTGATGACCGCGCTCTATTAGCCCTCCAAGGCCCTAAAGCGTCTGAAGTTCTGGCTCGTTTTCAACCTAGCGTTGCTGACATGCTGTTCATGGATGTTCAAAAAGTCGATATCGATGGCGTTGAATGCATCGTGAGCCGCAGTGGTTACACGGGGGAAGATGGCTACGAGATCTCTGTCCCTAACGATCACGCTGAAGCACTAGCACGCAAGCTGACTTCAGAAGCGGAAGTAGAGTGGATCGGCCTTGGCGCTCGTGACTCACTTCGTCTTGAGTGTGGCCTATGTCTGTACGGTCACGACTTAGACACAACAACTACTCCAGTAGAAGCTAGCCTTCTATGGGGCATTCAAAAAGTGCGTCGTACTGACGGTGAACGTGCAGGCGGTTTCCCTGGCGCTGATATCATCCTTGAGCAAATCGCAACGAAAGATGTTCAACGCAAGCGTGTTGGTCTTGTTGGTCAAACTAAAGCTCCAGTACGTGAAGGCGCTGAGCTGTTCGATGCTGAAGACAACAAGATTGGTGTTGTAACAAGCGGTACTGCGGGGCCTAACGCTGGCAAGCCAGTGTCTATGGCTTATGTTCGTACTGACCTAGCAGCTATTGGCACTGAAGTCTTCGCCGAAGTGCGTGGTAAGAAGCTACCAATGACAGTAGAAAAAATGCCATTCGTACCTCAACGTTACTACCGTGGCTAATCTCTTTTAAGAGAAACCGCTAAGCTAAACAAAGCCTATTGTTCGCTTCTTTGTATAGAGAAGTTCAACGGTAGGCTTTTTTGTTTTAAGCCCATCTCCCTTTTTATGAACGTATCTCTTTTTAAGAGCGTATAACTTTCTATAGCGCTACAAGCCCAGATACCTGAAAGTTCGTTTTTTAAAACGAGACATATGGCTATATCATTAAAATTGCTTACTATAATATTAGTGGTAACGTGTTATGGTGACGATTCATCATTTTTGTAAATAAGTAGTAGGGGTTACAAGGAGTTATCTATGAATGTTAACCATACAATGAGTCCGGTTCGTAAAGCCGTTTTAGGGCTGTTAGCTCCATTGATTTACACATCAAGTGTTATGGCGACGGAAAACTCGGTCGAAAGTGCTCCTAGTGCTGGTGTTTCACCTTATATTATCAATGGCAGTCCCACAACAGATGCAGAGCTAACTAACACTTATCCAACGTTTACTAGCCTGTACTTTCATGATGGTTCCAAATTTTCTAACTACTGTGGTGGAACCATTATAGATGCACAATTCGTGCTTACCGCTGCCCATTGTGTGTATGAAAGTTACGTGTGGATGCTTAATACTTGGGTTGTTCCAGGAATGGCGGACCAAACAAAATATAACAACGGTGGATACCAATCAGCACGAGTTGAAAAGATATATTATCCAAGTGACTATAGTAATAATCTTGATCCCATCAACGGGAAAGTATTACCAAACGATATTGCTATCTTGAAACTCAAAACAGCCTTAAATGTACGAGACTACTCTTCTTCAATTAACTCTACATTCGACAATGTCTATGCATTGAACCGTGGTCAAGATACGTTTAAAGCAGTTGGCCGAGGCTTGACGAGTCATATAACTGATGACCAAGGCAAAACGGTTTCTAGAACTGCTACTAATGTAGTCAATCAAGCGAATTTAACCTTCGATGCTACAAATAGCTGTAATTCAACAGACAAACAGCTTTGTTTTGATGGAGCGCAGTTCAATGGATATAAAAACTCGACCTGTAATGGTGATTCAGGCGGTCCTGTCTATTGGTGGGATGGGAGTAGCTATCAGCAAATTGGTATTACAAGTTACGGGCCGGGTACATGTGGCAGCCTTACTGAAAAATATACGTCTGTTTTTACGGAGGTTTATGATTATGCAGGATGGATTCAGCGAGTTGTTTCAGGCACTGAAAACGCAACTTTTGAAGTTAGAAGTACACCGAGCTCTCGTGTTCTCGTACGTGTGAGCGATGGTCAAACCCTTGATTCATCTACTGCTTTGCTAAATGAAACATCAATGCCGAAAATCAGTCTATCGGGTGGCTCTAATTCAGGCACCAACTCAGGTTCTAGCAGCGGCGGCTCTTTGGGTTTCTTGTCGATATTCGCACTGGGTTTACTTATTATAAGAAGACAATCTATTTAACGTTAAGTAGACGTTTATCGGCATAGTTGAGGGCTATACCTCGACAGTTTGTTCATTTAAGCATTAATGAGAGAAGCCTTAGATTAAGTCGACGCTTAAAACATCAGCGTCGACTTAGTTATTTCTGTGTGCTATCAATTCAAACTTGTTGATAAGCCTGCTTATTGATTTTCGCCTTCCTGCTATACCTTTCGATAATTTCATCCATTTGCTTTATGGCATCGTTGATATTTTGAATACCACCTTGTACAACACCTTTCTCGCTTTGGTTCAATGCAGAAAAAGCCTGTTTTAATTCTTTATCTTCCAGCATATTTCCGTGTAACAGCACTTCTTTGTAAGTCAGTAATCTCTGCTGTACCGCAACAATTTCATTACGGGTATCTTCTGATTCTAAAGCCTGTTGTATGCAAGGAAATGCC encodes the following:
- a CDS encoding helix-turn-helix domain-containing protein, translated to MSEDIYDEYPSLTLAKETLDQNIEPLRLGQRIKDIRSKLGITLEEASQRTGLARSTLSKIENEQISPTFQAMQKLAMGLQIDMPQLFEPPRKKVATGRRDLTKVGQGKPHPTPTYEHELLATELSNKRMMPFKSRVRARTFEEYNDWVRHDGEEFLMIISGDVMFYSEFYEPVPMSEGDSMYYDANMGHMLISTSAEDALILWVTAK
- a CDS encoding S1 family peptidase yields the protein MNVNHTMSPVRKAVLGLLAPLIYTSSVMATENSVESAPSAGVSPYIINGSPTTDAELTNTYPTFTSLYFHDGSKFSNYCGGTIIDAQFVLTAAHCVYESYVWMLNTWVVPGMADQTKYNNGGYQSARVEKIYYPSDYSNNLDPINGKVLPNDIAILKLKTALNVRDYSSSINSTFDNVYALNRGQDTFKAVGRGLTSHITDDQGKTVSRTATNVVNQANLTFDATNSCNSTDKQLCFDGAQFNGYKNSTCNGDSGGPVYWWDGSSYQQIGITSYGPGTCGSLTEKYTSVFTEVYDYAGWIQRVVSGTENATFEVRSTPSSRVLVRVSDGQTLDSSTALLNETSMPKISLSGGSNSGTNSGSSSGGSLGFLSIFALGLLIIRRQSI
- the gcvT gene encoding glycine cleavage system aminomethyltransferase GcvT, translated to MTQEHANQDLLTTPLHALHVEEGAKMVPFAGYDMPVQYPLGVKKEHLHTRDAAGLFDVSHMGQLRLHGANAAAVLESLVPVDIIDLPSGKQRYAFFTNEQGGIMDDLMVANLGDHLFVVVNAACKTQDIDHLTAHLPADVEMEVIDDRALLALQGPKASEVLARFQPSVADMLFMDVQKVDIDGVECIVSRSGYTGEDGYEISVPNDHAEALARKLTSEAEVEWIGLGARDSLRLECGLCLYGHDLDTTTTPVEASLLWGIQKVRRTDGERAGGFPGADIILEQIATKDVQRKRVGLVGQTKAPVREGAELFDAEDNKIGVVTSGTAGPNAGKPVSMAYVRTDLAAIGTEVFAEVRGKKLPMTVEKMPFVPQRYYRG